A part of Desulfotomaculum nigrificans DSM 574 genomic DNA contains:
- a CDS encoding IreB family regulatory phosphoprotein — translation MAHDISQETVMFKVQAEEVNQAREILLAVYAALKEKGYNPINQLVGYLLSGDPAYITSHGNARSLIRRLERDELLEELVKNYVEQK, via the coding sequence ATGGCTCATGATATTTCTCAAGAGACCGTAATGTTTAAGGTCCAGGCAGAAGAAGTTAACCAGGCCCGTGAAATACTGCTGGCGGTTTATGCGGCTCTCAAGGAAAAGGGCTATAACCCCATAAACCAACTGGTGGGCTATCTTTTGTCCGGCGACCCGGCATACATCACCAGTCACGGTAATGCCCGCAGTTTAATCCGCAGGCTGGAGCGGGATGAATTATTAGAAGAACTTGTTAAAAATTATGTGGAACAAAAATAA